Proteins encoded within one genomic window of Fragaria vesca subsp. vesca linkage group LG1, FraVesHawaii_1.0, whole genome shotgun sequence:
- the LOC101307723 gene encoding F-box protein SKIP23-like encodes MDITVDWSNLPVVLWPLIGEKLKLRIEFLRFRSVCNPWRSYLPPFHPSTTPPPQFPLPSSSDGPTSFLSQNTVYLLRPPATSSPPSSGGWLVKVEECDRMLLRNPITSRRIRSGCFNLLEFDMVELGKSYFLRYIRGSGSACGLKKVVVMPSEIGECAILVISDKGNLGFARSGDQKLRWFSHEGSVIDDVGFYKGQSYVVDSLGCVFRITMSSHEMVKISSKVVGLGGRKHLVESWGELYVVDRYFDEEQSKQEGNGLELDLRIFGRRRGRYRRFRSGELKVVDFKVYKLEWGDGELSRWVEVNSLDDQVFFLANDCSFAVSAQELAGYKGNCIYFTDENDVNLALREVTRPESFVFDLENRSIQKLESSQIFWPPPIEFGCTSSSLD; translated from the coding sequence ATGGACATCACCGTCGACTGGTCCAATCTTCCCGTCGTACTCTGGCCACTCATCGGAGAAAAACTCAAACTCCGCATCGAGTTTCTCCGCTTCCGCAGCGTCTGCAATCCATGGCGTTCATATTTACCTCCCTTCCACCCTTCAACTACTCCTCCACCACAGTTCCCTCTCCCTTCCTCCTCCGATGGACCCACCTCCTTCCTCTCCCAAAACACCGTCTACCTCCTCCGACCCCCCGCCACGTCATCACCGCCTTCCTCCGGTGGTTGGCTGGTCAAGGTCGAAGAGTGCGACAGAATGCTTCTAAGGAATCCCATCACCTCCCGGCGCATCAGGTCGGGGTGTTTCAATTTGTTGGAGTTTGATATGGTCGAGTTGGGGAAGTCGTACTTTCTGAGGTACATACGTGGTTCTGGTTCGGCTTGTGGGTTGAAGAAAGTGGTTGTGATGCCTTCTGAGATCGGTGAGTGTGCGATTCTGGTTATATCCGACAAAGGAAACTTGGGTTTTGCTAGAAGTGGAGATCAGAAGCTCAGATGGTTTAGTCATGAAGGTTCTGTTATTGATGATGTTGGTTTTTATAAGGGTCAGTCATATGTGGTGGATAGCTTGGGTTGTGTGTTTAGGATTACTATGTCTTCACATGAGATGGTGAAGATTTCGTCCAAGGTGGTTGGATTAGGTGGGAGGAAGCATTTGGTGGAGAGTTGGGGAGAGCTTTATGTGGTGGATAGGTATTTTGATGAAGAACAAAGTAAGCAAGAAGGGAATGGTCTTGAGTTAGATCTTAGGATCTTTGGTCGTCGTCGTGGGAGATACCGAAGATTTCGGAGTGGTGAACTCAAGGTAGTTGATTTTAAGGTTTACAAGCTGGAATGGGGTGATGGGGAGTTGAGCAGATGGGTTGAAGTGAACAGCTTGGATGATCAAGTGTTCTTCTTGGCTAATGACTGCTCTTTCGCTGTTTCGGCGCAAGAGTTAGCTGGGTACAAAGGGAATTGCATTTACTTTACTGATGAAAATGATGTTAATCTTGCTCTTAGAGAAGTAACTAGACCGGAGAGCTTTGTGTTCGACTTGGAGAACCGTAGCATTCAGAAGCTGGAATCTTCCCAGATATTTTGGCCACCTCCAATTGAGTTTGGCTGCACATCGTCTTCTCTGGATTGA
- the LOC101308019 gene encoding F-box protein SKIP23-like isoform 2, whose product MDITVDWSNLPLELWPLIGEKLKLRIEFLRFRSVCNPWRSYLPPFHPSTPPPKFPLPSSSDGPTSFLSQNTVFLLRPPATSSPPSSGGWLVKVEECDRMLLRNPITSRRIRSECFNLLEFDMIELGKSYFLRYIHGSGSACGLKKVIVMPSEIGECAVLVISDKGNFGYARSGDQKLRWFGHEGSVIDDVGFYKGQSYVVDSLGCVFRITMSSHEMVKISSKVVGLGGRKHLVESCGELYVVDRYYDQEQSKQEGNGVELDFRIFGRRRGRYRRFRSGELKVVDFKVYKLEWGDGELSRWVEVNSLDDQVFFLANDCSFAVSAQELAGYKGNCIYFTDENDVNLALREVTRPESFVFDLEDRSIQKLESSQIFWPPPIEFGCTSSSLD is encoded by the coding sequence ATGGACATCACTGTCGACTGGTCCAATCTTCCCCTCGAACTCTGGCCACTCATCGGAGAAAAACTCAAACTCCGCATCGAGTTTCTCCGCTTCCGCAGCGTCTGCAATCCATGGCGTTCATATTTACCTCCCTTCCACCCTTCAACTCCTCCACCAAAGTTCCCTCTCCCTTCCTCCTCCGATGGACCCACCTCCTTCCTCTCCCAAAACACCGTCTTCCTCCTCCGACCCCCCGCCACGTCATCACCGCCTTCCTCCGGTGGTTGGCTGGTCAAGGTCGAAGAGTGCGACAGAATGCTTCTAAGGAATCCCATCACCTCCCGGCGCATCAGGTCGGAGTGTTTCAATTTGTTGGAGTTTGATATGATCGAGTTGGGGAAGTCGTACTTTCTTAGGTACATACATGGCTCTGGTTCGGCTTGTGGGTTGAAGAAAGTGATTGTGATGCCTTCTGAGATTGGTGAATGTGCGGTTCTGGTTATATCCGACAAAGGAAACTTTGGTTATGCTAGAAGTGGAGATCAGAAGCTCAGATGGTTTGGTCATGAAGGTTCTGTTATTGATGATGTTGGTTTTTATAAGGGTCAGTCATATGTGGTGGATAGCTTGGGTTGTGTGTTTAGGATTACTATGTCTTCACATGAGATGGTGAAGATTTCGTCCAAGGTGGTTGGATTAGGTGGGAGGAAGCATTTGGTGGAGAGTTGTGGAGAGCTTTATGTGGTGGATAGATATTATGATCAAGAACAAAGTAAGCAAGAAGGGAATGGTGTTGAGTTAGATTTTAGGATCTTTGGTCGTCGTCGTGGGAGATACCGAAGATTTCGGAGTGGTGAACTCAAGGTAGTTGATTTTAAGGTTTACAAGCTGGAATGGGGTGATGGGGAGTTGAGCAGATGGGTTGAAGTGAACAGCTTGGATGATCAAGTGTTCTTCTTGGCTAATGACTGCTCTTTCGCTGTTTCGGCGCAAGAGTTAGCTGGGTACAAAGGGAATTGCATTTACTTTACTGATGAAAATGATGTTAATCTTGCTCTTAGAGAAGTAACTAGACCGGAGAGCTTTGTGTTCGACTTGGAGGACCGTAGCATTCAGAAGCTGGAATCTTCCCAGATATTTTGGCCACCTCCAATTGAGTTTGGCTGCACATCGTCTTCTCTGGATTGA
- the LOC101313847 gene encoding F-box protein SKIP23-like yields MRLQVKWEEGEVEAKATRFRPEDIYSLDFDSSVFASHYLKESSELESYKLAVSLDLDEVMTVMDGKLYKLATPLQKFLHEVKVVKSKEERFDDVIFYQGKFYAVTNYGRTVVRHSSSNDLTEIASPIFSSSCDKKQKKKKTKKKKQNKKAGCAYVGEGGSVDKMLQTGVKFKVYRLDQNSGEWIEMQASDLKRRILFVGEDFSFSVSARDFPGCPESCIYFCYEYEKCPHEICSGIGVFNLDDGMGLRLEQYPPSANILMPPPT; encoded by the exons ATGAGATTACAAGTGAAGTGGGAAGAAGGAGAAGTAGAAGCCAAAGCCACAAG ATTCAGGCCAGAGGATATATACTCGTTGGACTTCGACTCATCTGTATTTGCATCGCATTATCTCAAGGAATCTTCTGAGTTGGAATCTTATAAGTTGGCTGTATCCTTGGATCTAGATGAAGTCATGACGGTGATGGATGGAAAACTATACAAATTAGCTACTCCACTACAGAAATTCCTCCATGAGGTGAAAGTGGTAAAGAGCAAAGAAGAACGTTTTGATGATGTTATTTTCTACCAAGGAAAGTTCTATGCTGTCACCAATTATGGAAGAACTGTAGTGCGGCATTCTTCCTCGAATGACCTGACAGAGATTGCATCTCCAATATTTTCTTCAAGTTGTGACAAGAAGCAGAAGAAGAAGAAGACGAAGAAGAAGAAGCAAAACAAGAA AGCTGGGTGTGCATATGTAGGAGAAGGTGGTTCTGTAGACAAAATGCTCCAGACTGGAGTTAAGTTCAAGGTTTATAGGTTGGATCAGAATTCAGGAGAATGGATTGAGATGCAAGCTTCCGATTTGAAAAGGCGAATTTTGTTTGTGGGGGAGGACTTCTCTTTCTCTGTTTCTGCTCGAGACTTCCCTGGATGCCCAGAGAGCTGCATTTATTTTTGTTACGAGTATGAGAAATGCCCTCATGAAATCTGTAGTGGAATTGGAGTGTTTAACTTAGATGATGGAATGGGGCTGCGCTTAGAACAATACCCACCCAGTGCTAATATCTTAATGCCACCCCCAACTTGA
- the LOC101308498 gene encoding UPF0548 protein At2g17695-like isoform 2: protein MVFLSWAAPTPKEQKACIDRSGGFNYEAKFRGATAKSLSSLQEDKGLSENGFLCNHARVLVGSGLETYEKGKRALQDWRHFGLNWAFVDPKTPVQNGVKFCVCVKEFLPWVMMPLQIVYVNENKSSKQSMASFRFGGGTLQGHLLAGEERFSIELDENNQVWYEILSFSKPAHVLSFVGYPYVMLRQRYFAHHSTNAIKKHLNAL, encoded by the exons ATGGTTTTCTTGAGCTGGGCTGCCCCAACTCCTAAAGAGCAAAAGGCTTGCATTGACAG GTCAGGTGGCTTTAACTATGAAGCTAAGTTCAGGGGAGCTACTGCCAAGTCCCTATCTTCCCTGCAAGAAGATAAGGGCCTCTCAGAAAATGGTTTCTTATGCAACCATGCCCGCGTTTTGGTCGGTTCGGGTTTGGAGACTTATGAGAAGGGCAAGAGGGCTCTTCAGGACTGGAG GCATTTTGGATTGAATTGGGCGTTTGTTGATCCAAAGACGCCGGTTCAAAATGGAGTGAAGTTTTGTGTTTGTGTCAAGGAGTTTCTGCCATGGGTCATGATGCCTCTTCAGATAGTGTATGTGAATGAAAATAAAAGCAGTAAACAGTCCATGGCGTCTTTTCGTTTTGGGGGTGGTACCCTTCAAGGTCACTTGCTG GCTGGAGAGGAGCGTTTCTCGATTGAACTGGATGAGAATAACCAAGTGTGGTATGAGATACTATCTTTCTCAAAACCAGCTCACGTGTTGTCATTTGTCGGGTACCCATATGTAATGCTCAGGCAAAGGTATTTTGCTCATCATTCTACTAATGCAATCAAGAAACATTTGAATGCCTTGTAA
- the LOC101308498 gene encoding UPF0548 protein At2g17695-like isoform 1, with translation MCQFLKLLMILTDMVFLSWAAPTPKEQKACIDRSGGFNYEAKFRGATAKSLSSLQEDKGLSENGFLCNHARVLVGSGLETYEKGKRALQDWRHFGLNWAFVDPKTPVQNGVKFCVCVKEFLPWVMMPLQIVYVNENKSSKQSMASFRFGGGTLQGHLLAGEERFSIELDENNQVWYEILSFSKPAHVLSFVGYPYVMLRQRYFAHHSTNAIKKHLNAL, from the exons ATGTGCCAATTTTTGAAGTTGTTGATGATTTTGACAGACATGGTTTTCTTGAGCTGGGCTGCCCCAACTCCTAAAGAGCAAAAGGCTTGCATTGACAG GTCAGGTGGCTTTAACTATGAAGCTAAGTTCAGGGGAGCTACTGCCAAGTCCCTATCTTCCCTGCAAGAAGATAAGGGCCTCTCAGAAAATGGTTTCTTATGCAACCATGCCCGCGTTTTGGTCGGTTCGGGTTTGGAGACTTATGAGAAGGGCAAGAGGGCTCTTCAGGACTGGAG GCATTTTGGATTGAATTGGGCGTTTGTTGATCCAAAGACGCCGGTTCAAAATGGAGTGAAGTTTTGTGTTTGTGTCAAGGAGTTTCTGCCATGGGTCATGATGCCTCTTCAGATAGTGTATGTGAATGAAAATAAAAGCAGTAAACAGTCCATGGCGTCTTTTCGTTTTGGGGGTGGTACCCTTCAAGGTCACTTGCTG GCTGGAGAGGAGCGTTTCTCGATTGAACTGGATGAGAATAACCAAGTGTGGTATGAGATACTATCTTTCTCAAAACCAGCTCACGTGTTGTCATTTGTCGGGTACCCATATGTAATGCTCAGGCAAAGGTATTTTGCTCATCATTCTACTAATGCAATCAAGAAACATTTGAATGCCTTGTAA
- the LOC101308999 gene encoding protein GDAP2 homolog, giving the protein MITAAQISDSEQLALLDKLHVFQIHGRDKRGRPILRVIAKFFPARIVSVDVLRKYLEEKIFPELENKPFAVVYVHTGVQRCENFPGISALRSIYDAIPINVKQNLEAVYFLHPGLQARLFLATFGRFLFTGGVYGKLKYVSRLDYLWEHVRRSEIDVPDFVYDHDEDLEHRPMMDYGLESDHPRVYGAPAVDSSESMYSMRCIS; this is encoded by the exons ATGATCACCGCCGCTCAAATCTCCGATTCCGAACAGCTTGCCCTTCTCGACAAGCTCCACGTCTTCCAGATCCACGGCCGCGACAAACGCGGCCGCCCCATCCTTCGCGTCATTGCCAAATTCTTCCCAG CTCGGATTGTGAGCGTGGATGTTCTGAGGAAGTATCTGGAAGAGAAGATATTCCCGGAGCTGGAGAACAAGCCGTTCGCGGTGGTGTACGTCCACACCGGAGTTCAGAGGTGCGAGAATTTCCCCGGAATCTCCGCCCTCCGATCAATCTACGACGCGATTCCGATCAACGTCAAGCAGAATCTAGAAGCTGTCTATTTTCTTCATCCAGGTCTTCAGGCCCGGCTCTTCTTGGCCACCTTCGGCCGCTTCCTTTTCACTGGAGG GGTGTATGGGAAGCTGAAGTACGTGAGCAGGCTCGATTATCTGTGGGAGCACGTGAGGAGGAGCGAGATCGACGTCCCTGATTTCGTGTATGACCACGATGAGGACTTGGAGCACCGTCCGATGATGGACTATGGATTGGAAAGCGACCACCCGAGGGTGTATGGTGCACCGGCAGTGGATTCGTCTGAGTCGATGTACTCCATGAGGTGCATCTCGTAG
- the LOC101309286 gene encoding uncharacterized protein LOC101309286, whose amino-acid sequence MATLALLSVTSPSLSSPRSLPLSTPTRLGVLTPTSRWARRTVHLPVICSASEPNQNAESEPETTSSSSDLTYKLCAGIGGIGFLETTYLTFLKLTNSDAFCPTGGGGSCGDILNSEYAVVFGVPLPLFGMIAYGLVATLGVQLLAAKSLPFGIGKSDASLVLLGITTSMAAASACFLYILSTQFSGTSCSYCLLSAFLSFSLFFITLKDFGFEKVQKEAGLLVCLAVLVAVTLNRSYSAPVSSSPADVDLPYVATEITTPSTPSAISLAKHLNAIGAKMYGAFWCSHCLEQKQMFGREAAKELNYVECFPGGYRKGTIMAKECIDAKLEGFPTWVINGQVVSGEKDLLELAEASGFEMKEFSPTLIE is encoded by the exons ATGGCAACATTGGCGCTCCTGAGCGTAACATCTCCTTCGCTCTCCTCCCCCAGATCTCTTCCTCTCTCAACTCCCACCAGACTCGGCGTCCTTACTCCAACTTCGCGTTGGGCTCGGAGAACTGTCCACCTTCCCGTCATATGCTCCGCTTCGGAGCCCAATCAAAACGCCGAATCCGAACCGGAAACGACGTCGTCTTCCAGTGACTTGACCTACAAACTATGCGCCGGGATCGGAGGCATTGGGTTCCTCGAAACGACCTACTTGACCTTCCTCAAGCTCACGAATTCCGACGCCTTCTGCCCCACCGGCGGCGGCGGAAGCTGCGGCGATATCCTCAACAGTGAATACGCCGTCGTTTTTG GGGTACCTCTTCCGTTGTTTGGAATGATTGCGTATGGATTAGTTGCTACACTTGGTGTGCAGCTATTGGCTGCAAAGAGTTTACCTTTTGGAATTGGGAAATCTGATGCTAGCTTGGTTTTACTTGGGATTACTACCTCCATGGCAGCTGCCAGTGCTTGTTTCTTGTACATTCTTAGCACGCAGTTTTCGGGAACTTCGTGCTCGTATTGTTTGTTATCGGCATTTCTCTCTTTCAGCTTGTTTTTCATCACTTTGAAG GATTTTGGATTCGAGAAAGTACAGAAAGAGGCGGGTTTATTGGTGTGTTTAGCTGTCTTGGTGGCTGTGACTCTGAACAGGTCATATAGTGCACCTGTTTCCTCAAG CCCGGCTGACGTTGATCTTCCATACGTTGCAACTGAAATAACAACACCATCAACTCCATCTGCTATATCTCTTGCAAAGCATCTAAATGCTATAGGTGCTAAAATGTATGGCGCTTTCTGGTGTTCACATTGTTTAGAACAAAAACAG ATGTTTGGACGTGAAGCAGCGAAGGAATTGAACTATGTTGAGTGCTTCCCTGGTGGATATAGAAAGGGAACTATAATGGCAAAGGAATGTATTGATGCCAAACTTGAAGGTTTTCCTACTTGGGTGATCAATGGACAG GTTGTGAGTGGAGAGAAAGATTTGTTAGAGCTTGCAGAGGCATCTGGGTTTGAGATGAAAGAATTTAGTCCGACCCTCATAGAGTAA
- the LOC101309578 gene encoding rhodanese-like domain-containing protein 15, chloroplastic-like: MTSLSTSCLTGPVLRLPSLLSPQNPNQRSLLSLTRNPDRIRGNRIVCKNLSVCPKASLRGNLEVAGLPTSVPVRVAHELLLAGHHYLDVRTPEEFSAGHPSGAVNIPYLYRVGSGMSKNPEFVKEVSSHFRKHDEIIVGCQLGKRSMMAATDLVAAGFTGITDMAGGYATWTQNGLPTEL; encoded by the exons ATGACTTCTCTGTCCACCTCTTGCTTAACTGGTCCTGTACTTCGACTCCCGTCTCTTCTTTCTCCTCAAAATCCTAATCAGAGGTCCTTGTTGTCACTGACTCGGAACCCGGATCGAATTCGTGGCAATCGGATTGTATGCAAGAACTTAAGTGTCTG TCCGAAGGCTAGTCTGAGAGGGAATTTGGAGGTCGCCGGACTTCCAACGTCGGTGCCGGTGCGTGTGGCTCACGAGCTTCTTCTGGCCGGACACCATTATTTGGATGTCAG GACTCCTGAAGAGTTTAGTGCAGGGCATCCTTCTGGTGCTGTTAACATTCCTTACTTGTACAGAGTTGGATCAG GGATGTCAAAGAATCCAGAGTTTGTGAAGGAGGTTTCATCACATTTCAGAAAACATGATGAAATTATTGTT GGATGCCAGCTTGGGAAAAGATCAATGATGGCTGCAACTGATCTTGTAGCTGCT GGTTTCACTGGGATTACAGACATGGCCGGTGGGTATGCTACTTGGACTCAAAATGGACTTCCAACAGAGTTGTGA
- the LOC101314132 gene encoding F-box protein SKIP23-like: protein MAIVGPRKQKKTLLTTLPTELFEDIVKRLNSTKSDVSRFRAVCRSWRSSIPPVDSKLQNFKIKTWKENNYKILHVNEVAVYHHLVSPAINPGEQVPRDWLVKLRSPDQGGQVMNLLDFQGFELAKAYELSGVQRFVMSTNFDSPDAMLIHRGELYHGGLGLDNKGYVNLFKFEDNQLFMRCSSYEDVIFYRGMFYAVTTDGRAIAVDGKLTKVAVSHPICIKYQYRCNKHRVLSLVESSGDLLLVERFSRKGWCDGNPLKIDVKFKVYKLNAVEEKWVEMQASDLSDRILVFLTGVHDYYGFSLAAKDFPGCQGNCIYFSTKKLPQVGVFDLSNGTLFDLESLPQSARIFLPRCNNVSIESIMLDGEISKPQLRNRLSVELKKLRYLHSCLFKKHRKYIVNQSW, encoded by the coding sequence ATGGCTATCGTAGGTCCTCGAAAGCAGAAGAAGACCCTATTAACTACTCTTCCAACTGAACTATTTGAGGACATCGTAAAGCGCCTCAACAGTACTAAATCCGATGTCTCTCGATTTCGTGCCGTCTGCCGATCATGGCGGTCCTCCATTCCTCCCGTCGATTCGAAGCTCCAAAACTTCAAAATCAAGACTTGGAAAGAGAACAACTACAAAATCCTTCACGTCAATGAGGTCGCAGTCTACCATCATCTTGTGTCTCCTGCCATTAATCCCGGTGAACAAGTCCCAAGGGATTGGCTGGTTAAACTGCGCAGTCCGGACCAAGGTGGCCAAGTTATGAACTTGTTAGACTTTCAAGGATTCGAGTTGGCAAAAGCTTATGAGTTGAGTGGAGTGCAGAGGTTCGTCATGTCGACGAACTTCGATTCCCCTGACGCCATGCTCATTCACCGCGGAGAGTTATACCATGGAGGATTAGGTCTTGACAATAAAGGGTACGTGAACCTCTTTAAGTTTGAGGACAACCAACTCTTTATGAGATGCAGTAGTTACGAAGATGTGATTTTCTATCGAGGAATGTTCTATGCTGTCACGACGGACGGGAGAGCTATAGCAGTTGATGGGAAGTTGACAAAGGTTGCGGTTTCGCATCCGATATGTATTAAGTACCAATACCGTTGTAACAAGCACCGGGTGTTGAGTTTGGTGGAATCTTCAGGGGATCTACTTTTAGTTGAAAGATTCTCGAGAAAAGGTTGGTGTGATGGAAATCCTCTCAAGATTGATGTCAAGTTCAAGGTGTATAAGTTGAATGCGGTTGAGGAGAAATGGGTTGAGATGCAAGCTTCGGATTTGAGTGATCGGATATTGGTGTTTTTGACCGGTGTTCATGATTACTATGGCTTCTCTCTTGCTGCTAAAGATTTCCCAGGATGCCAAGGAAACTGTATTTATTTCTCAACTAAAAAACTTCCTCAGGTGGGAGTGTTCGACTTAAGCAATGGTACTCTCTTTGACCTAGAATCTTTACCACAAAGTGCTAGAATCTTTCTCCCTCGGTGCAACAATGTGTCGATCGAATCAATCATGCTCGATGGAGAGATATCCAAGCCTCAGCTCCGTAACAGACTATCAGTTGAGCTTAAAAAACTGAGATATTTGCATTCATGTTTGTTTAAGAAACATCGTAAATATATTGTAAACCAATCTTGGTGA
- the LOC101314416 gene encoding protein IQ-DOMAIN 14-like, with protein MGTSSNWFRKIRRKFVRSSDRDIIVVYNTSPRFHGEEADYEVLIHDDASSTISSIITIEKTLTKEDIAAIKIQAFFRGQLARRAFRALKSLVKLQALVRGVCVRKQARVAMQCMRALVQLQVKVRARQLLNGYSDARSITA; from the exons ATGGGAACTTCCAGCAACTGGTTTCGAAAAATCCGAAGAAAGTTTGTGAGATCCTCAGACAGAGATATCATTGTCGTCTATAACACCAGCCCACGCTTCCATGGAGAAGAAGCCGATTATGAAGTCCTCATTCACGACGACGCTTCGTCTACAATCTCTTCCATCATAACCATAGAGAAAACTTTAACCAAGGAAGACATTGCAGCCATCAAGATCCAAGCATTTTTCAGAGGCCAACTT GCAAGACGAGCATTTCGAGCACTCAAGAGCCTGGTGAAGCTGCAAGCACTGGTTCGAGGAGTGTGTGTGAGGAAACAGGCCCGAGTCGCTATGCAATGCATGCGTGCGCTTGTGCAGTTGCAGGTCAAGGTTCGTGCACGGCAGCTCCTCAACGGGTATAGTGATGCCAGATCCATCACAGCTTAA
- the LOC101309867 gene encoding probable serine/threonine-protein kinase roco5-like, which yields MAIDEDLESCGSRDAAFSSQAQAQPRHQRQKLKVYNEVLRRIQDFNYEEASLPGFDDQLWLHFNRLPARYALDVNVERAEDVLTHKRLLQLAEDPANQPAFEVRTVQVYPMYNGNAGDSVHSDSSMKEDAQSSYNHNRQGIHAPPTFGSSPNLEALSLLANRSHVDDGDSAMSATPYVTRPMHEITFSTVDKPKLLSQLTSVLAEINLNIQEAHAFSTVDGFSLDVFVVDGWHLEETEELKRVLEKEISKLKVSFLLFYCNEDNQIKTESFPDALQIPTDGIDVWEIDTKQLKFENKVGSGTFGDLYRGTFCSQEVAIKILKPERVNAEMLRDFSQEVYILRKIRHKNVVQFIGACTQPPNICIVTEFMSRGSVYDFLHKQKGVFKLPSLLKVAIDVSKGMNYLHQNNIVHRDLKTANLLMDEHEVVKVADFGVARVQAQSGVMTAETGTYRWMAPEVIEHKPYDHKADVFSFGIVLWELLTGQLPYSFLTPLQAAVGVVQKALRPTIPKNTNPKFAELLDKCWQQDPTQRPDFSEIVEILRHLAKEVGNEGEDRHKDKSFFSALRWGHH from the exons ATGGCGATCGACGAGGACTTGGAGAGCTGCGGCAGCAGAGACGCTGCGTTCTCGTCGCAGGCGCAGGCGCAGCCGCGCCACCAGCGCCAGAAGCTCAAGGTCTACAACGAGGTGCTGCGTAGAATTCAGGACTTCAATTACGAGGAGGCCAGTCTTCCTGGATTTGATGATCAGCTTTGGCTCCATTTCAACCGCTTACCTGCTCG ATACGCATTGGATGTGAATGTGGAGAGGGCAGAGGATGTGCTTACACATAAGAGATTGCTGCAATTAGCCGAAGACCCTGCTAACCAACCTGCCTTTGAAGTTCGCACGGTGCAG GTTTATCCCATGTACAATGGGAATGCTGGCGATTCGGTTCATTCAGATTCTTCAATGAAAGAAGATGCACAGAGTTCTTATAATCATAATAGACAAGG GATTCATGCACCGCCTACCTTTGGTTCATCTCCTAATCTTGAGGCACTTTCACTTCTAGCCAATAGATCCCATGTTGATGATGGAGACAGTGCAATGAGCGCAACACCCTATGTTACTAG GCCTATGCATGAGATCACTTTTTCAACAGTCGACAAGCCTAAACTTCTTAGTCAG TTAACTTCAGTACTAGCTGAGATTAATCTGAATATTCAAGAAGCTCATGCCTTTTCCACTGTTGATGGATTTTCTCTGGATGTTTTCGTAGTTGATGGTTGGCACTTAGAG GAAACTGAAGAACTCAAAAGGGTATTGGAGAAGGAAATTTCAAAACTAAAGGTTAGTTTTCTGCTCTTTTATTGTAA TGAGGATAACCAAATAAAAACTGAGTCTTTCCCTGATGCCCTACAAATACCAACTGATGGTATTGATGTATGGGAGATTGATACAAAGCAGCTGAAATTTGAGAATAAAGTTGGATCTGGAACATTCGGTGATCT GTACAGAGGCACATTTTGTAGTCAGGAAGTTGCCATCAAAATTCTAAAACCTGAGCGTGTCAATGCAGAGATGCTGAGAGATTTTTCACAGGAAGTTTATATACTAAG GAAAATTCGGCACAAGAATGTTGTGCAATTCATTGGTGCATGCACTCAACCTCCAAACATCTGCATTGTGACCG AGTTTATGTCCAGAGGAAGTGTTTACGACTTTCTGCATAAACAAAAGGGTGTGTTCAAGCTTCCATCTCTGCTCAAAGTAGCAATTGATGTTTCCAAGGGAATGAATTATCTGCACCAAAATAATATAGTCCACAGAGACCTTAAGACTGCCAATCTTCTGATGGATGAACATGAA GTTGTTAAGGTGGCTGATTTTGGGGTTGCCAGAGTGCAAGCTCAATCTGGAGTGATGACAGCTGAAACCGGAACATACCGATGGATGGCTCCTGAG GTCATTGAACACAAACCGTACGATCACAAGGCAGATGTTTTCAGTTTTGGCATAGTACTGTGGGAGCTTCTAACAGGACAA CTCCCCTACTCATTTCTGACCCCATTACAAGCAGCAGTGGGTGTGGTGCAAAAG GCACTGCGACCTACAATTCCGAAGAATACAAACCCAAAGTTCGCAGAATTGCTTGACAAATGCTGGCAGCAAGACCCAACTCAAAGACCTGACTTCTCCGAAATTGTAGAAATCCTTCGACATTTGGCCAAGGAG GTGGGAAATGAGGGTGAAGACCGACACAAGGACAAGTCATTTTTCTCAGCACTGAGATGGGGCCATCACTAA